ACCACAATCACAaactaatagaaaaaaaataaaaatgaatgagTTAGATTAAGAACATTAAACATAACACTTGATATAAATCTGTTACCTTTCCTTGGCGAAGTGCATTAAGTGCTTGCTCAATGGAAGAGTAACCCTTAGAGGGACAATCTGGATCACCTTCAGCATCACTCACAAAGAAATCAGTAGTTTCCTGTGTTATTTCAGCGTTCAATGTTCCAAatggtgctgaagaagaagaagaagacgaaaacTGTTTTGAAGCATCACCTAAGAGGGACCCATTTTCATTGTTCCTTTTCAAGTTACCATTTTCATCAAAGAATTCATATCCAATAGCACAAGAAGCTGAATTCAACAACCTGTTGTTCCTCCATATGCCAAATCTCCCACTGTGATTATTATGATGGCTGCTATATGATCGTTGTTGCAAGCTGCAAAATAATCAAGAATAATAGTCAAGCTTATTTCAACTTTGAACTCAGCAAATTAATCAAGAAAAAATAGTGACACACATACCTTGAGCTGGTGATGACGTGGCCAATCAAAGGATGAGGGAAGAATGAAGCTGAGTCCATAGACTCTGTTCTGTGACTTTAAAAATACACAGATTAGTGCTCTTGTTTCGCCATGCATaataatatatagaaaaaaatatatatacatatataaaaaaaatgtggACCTCTAGTTATGGATGTGTTCCAAACGTAACTATATTATCCAACAAACATTTTCAACTTCTGctttggaaaagtataggtaatcaACAATacttttgaacaatgtgtaaaaaatgtgaattaatagagttaaaagagtaaatttaattaatagcattaaattagggtgtaatgtatttttatttgattggtaatTGTTCATGTTGTTTAAGATAGTCATTGTTTACCAAACACTCGCTTTGTGCTTTTATCAATCATTCAATACTAATAAGAAATCACACCGCGTTGTCTTTTTTGTTCATCATAATAATAGAGGAGAAATACCTACATATTTTTAAGACACATTAAACAtgtagttaaaaaaatatttataatcacTTATTCATATTTATAGATAAAGAATAGTGAAGAATCTATTTGctgtaaaaattttttaaaaagatacatAATTTGCTAtaaaatatgttttattttttatttatgaatcAAACAACAATTACATGAGATGAATTATGTTACATAAAATATCACATCCAATtcaaaatattaaaatgaaaaattttaCGGTAAAAAAATAACTTCTTATAATATATAAATTGTAGATAATTTCAAAGTAAGCAAGCATGTGGACACCATTAGTGAAATATAATGAGCAGCAATCTTCCAAGTTGCAAGCATTAGTGTGGGCCGTTGGGCCTTTGAAGAAAAGAAGCAGTAGGCAAGAGGGGGCCCAATGGTGGGTAGGTAAATAGGGTTGACGAGACAGAATGGGCCCATGAGGAAGTCAGAGTTAGCAAAGGGAAAAGTACCATGTTGTTGCCAAATCCAATGGTGGAATGGTGACGTGGCATGTGATTGAATATTGCAGAATACTTTGCCGGGGAATGCGACTCTCTTGAGGCTCTGCAAACACCATCTCCctcatctctctttctctcaGCTCAAACTGAAAACAACGAATCAGAAACCAACTAAACtcgctttctttctctctcactCACACACTTTGAGTTTCTCTGTCAGTGCCACGCGGGAGTGGATGCCGTTTGATCCCCAACCTTAGAGGGGGTCCCACATTCGCTATTCTTATCTCAGTCTTCTATGTTCGAGTCCCACTCCGACTTTGGCCATGGCGGAAGAATCAAGCTCTTCTATTTCAGCTGATtccagagacactaacaaattatgGAAGGGCACTTTTGCTGTCTCTGGTATCATGGTTACCCTTGTCACCTATGGCGTCTTGCAGGTTCCCCCATCAACcctcttttttctctcttttttctttcccCATCTTGCACGATTTACAGCTCTAGGATCTTCGTATCCCTGCAAAAAGTAATCATTTTTACTGCGTAGCTATGTTAatttgatttattattattattgttccaATTCAATGAGGTAGTTTGAAACCGATTAAGGTTAATTATTTTGTCAAAAGTTGGTATCTTTTTCCCCAATGAATCAGATTTGGGCTTTAATGGTAGCTGTAATTAGTTTGCATATGCTGACAATCGGGGGTTTGTAAATCAGAATATCATAGCTGCTATTGTTTGAATACAAAACTTGAATTGGTTTAGTATTGTTgtagaaagaagaaaagagaaagagtaGCATAGGTAATCAACATAAGTGGGTTGCCAAGTGATTAAGTCATTtggttttagtatttttatttccTTGTAATTTGAGGGTTACTGAGGGTGAGTGTAGCTGTAGTCTACGTAGTATGAACAGATTCCTACACATTAGACTAcaattcttcttttttgtttgtttgttttctcaATCGATGCTATATTAACATCAAAGCGCTCTCAGAGCCCATCATTTATCAAATGAGttaatagatattttttattgcaGGAAAAGATCATGAGAATACCATATGGGGCAGAAAAGGAGTACTTTAAGTATTCACTCTTTCTTGTTTTCTGCAATCGTATCACAACATCTGCTGTTTCCGCTGGTTCTTTGTTGGTAAGTAAATGTCATATACAAAATCAACAGATGCAGCTCTGACACATTTTCTTGTGAATGCATTTGCTTAGCCCCCAATTATTTGCAGTTTCATAATTTTCAACCTTTCTTTCAGGCAAGTAAAAAAACAATGGACCCTGTTGCTCCCATTTATAAGTATTGTCTCGTCTCGATATCAAATATACTGACCACAACTTGTCAATATGAGGTATTCTGTGTTCCTGTTATCTCATAAGAAGCTGCTAAGATGCCTGGTAGTTAGTTGCTAATCGTGTTTTCTTGAATGTGCATATTTCTTACCCAGGCCCTCAAGTATGTTAGCTTTCCTGTTCAAACTCTTGCAAAGTGTGCAAAAATGATACCAGTTATGGTAGGTCAAACTTTCACTGTACTCAATCATatcaatttcttgtgttcattACTGGCTAATTTTTATATTCATCAGATTTACCTTCTGGTATTTGTCTTGTATGATGGATTTGTAACTCATTTTTCATTTTCTCAGTGATTGCAACTTTTTTATTTGATGATGTGTTGGCAAATATTGAATATTTCATGCTCTATTTTCTTTCTCTCTGTCCAATTGCCATCATTGGTGGCTGTTTTCATTGTTCTGATTGTGAGAAAGCCATGAATACTAAAAGTCAAAGATATGGTGAGATAGTAGGAATTTGTTATTTGACATCACAGTCCTGCAATTATTTACAAATCCTGAAAATTTGGCTGaacataattttttaattgaTCGAATAGTTCTGCTGATATCATATAGCTACTATTGTGCCATGTTGAATTGGGTATTTCACGATTTGTGTGTTCAACAGGTTTGGGGTACACTCATAATGCAGAAGAGATATCAGGGACCTGACTATATGCTGGCTTTTTTAGTTACCCTTGGCTGCTCAGTATTTATCTTATATCCGGTAATTATTGGATCTTTGACCCTAATTATTTTGATATCCTTCTAATAATTCGGTTTCTGTCTTGTGATTCTTTTCTTCGTAGAAGTTAGAACTCGCAATGAATGTTCACCACTACTATATTAGTTTTGTTCAGTGACTGATGTTGCATGTGAGTGGTCCTGTGATTTCTTTTAATAGCAGAGGATTAGTTTTATTCCGGACATGACAAGAAGGTTGCTTGAGATAATATATTATTATCCTTTAGACAGAAACAAAAGGAATGGCAGGGCCCTTGAGTTATCTTGAACTGGTGTAGACAGTCCTAAGAAGGCCGCTATATCCACTATTTTGTCACTAAGTCCTTGAAGTTCCAAACTAATTCGTAAAAAGAGGGCATTCTTGATTACTTAGACATACCAAAGCAAATAAACTAGGGCTTGCATTTGCAAAATTTTATCATTATAATGAATTCTTAAACTAGTTCTCCTGAGTCCCAAGTGATATTCAAGCTTGTGTCGATGTTTTCTGCAATCGTTGTTGACTAATGACTACACATAGTTGGCAGCAGGACCCGATCTCGACAATTACAAGTTCACACATTTCTTTAATATGTTGATATGTAATGGGACCTAGAAGGGAGAGAGGTATTGAACAATTGAGGTCACATTTCTTTGATATCTTGATATTTACATGTGCCTACTGACACTGCCTTTTTGTTTTCACGTTCCCCATAGAAAGCATACCATATCAAATATTGTTTTCTTACACTTGATTGATCAAGCAGTTACTGATACTAATCAGCAGTGGCAATATTATGTAATAAGTTAAATTCATTCTTGCATGTCTTCATTGTAGGCAGGATCAGAAATAAGTCCATACAGTAGAGGAAGGGAAAATACGGTTTGGGGCGTTCTTTTAATGGTTGGCTATCTTGGGTATCACTACAGAACTTCAAGCCTTATTTTGAacttttttcttgttgatttaagTTGTACTGGATGTTCAATTTGCACATTAAAAACCTTATTTTGAAACACTTGCAACTTTTTAACTTGTGAATGCACTAATTGGTGCATTTAAAATTTTGTActttaacttattattttaaGAATTTATCTT
The DNA window shown above is from Arachis ipaensis cultivar K30076 chromosome B08, Araip1.1, whole genome shotgun sequence and carries:
- the LOC107613001 gene encoding UDP-galactose/UDP-glucose transporter 5, giving the protein MAEESSSSISADSRDTNKLWKGTFAVSGIMVTLVTYGVLQEKIMRIPYGAEKEYFKYSLFLVFCNRITTSAVSAGSLLASKKTMDPVAPIYKYCLVSISNILTTTCQYEALKYVSFPVQTLAKCAKMIPVMVWGTLIMQKRYQGPDYMLAFLVTLGCSVFILYPAGSEISPYSRGRENTVWGVLLMVGYLGFDGFTSTFQDKLFKGYDMEIHNQIFYTTLCSCILSFTGLILQGHLIPAIEFVYHHHDCFFDIVLLSTVATASQFFISYTIRTFGALTFATIMTTRQLVSIMLSCMWFSHPLSLEQWIGAVIVFGSLYAKSFMKKPPPKTTSSVALVQNGESSNLKVNP